A segment of the Nasonia vitripennis strain AsymCx chromosome 2, Nvit_psr_1.1, whole genome shotgun sequence genome:
AAGTGAGTGATTGATGCGATCAGTCGATACTTGGAAGACTTGGAAATGTTTTGACAGAAGTGTTACTGTGTAACTCTTTCgattgaaaaatagaacttgTACGAGACCTTTAAAGTGATGTACTTGTTATGACTATGATCATTATCACAGCAAAATGTTTTGACAGCTTCGTTGTAAATCTAGTTTTCGAGCTTCTTACGTAGTTGTCTTTGCAGGAGCTGCAGGAAAAAATATCGCAAGGAAATCGACAAGTCAGAAAGTTCCAATGGGTACCGGAAACGGAAACGAAGGTAATATCAAGCTTTGACCCTTTTTTATGTGTACTCTGCTATTTTGAAAGTTCGATAAGGACTAATACTCGTCGAGACGACACGCTATTATCTGCGAGAAAAAATAGTTCCACCGCGGCTTAgtcatatttatatatatagacgTTAGACGGTATATAAGTCGATGCTGAGAATACGAAACGTTCTATGCCTTGTGTAGGAGATAAGGCACTTTTACGGTGGCTCACTGTATGAAGCGTTTTACATTCGCTGGTGATCGATCTGTTGGAAGATTTGCTTATGTTTCGTCGAGTAGCTCTAGTTTTTATGCGCTATCCGGTACTTCCGCTTCTATAGccataaacttttttttttaatcttcatCTCTGATTACGATAAACGCGGTATCTTAATtttgagataaaaaaaatcacgaaatAAGAAAACCATAACACTCGCATTAGTCTCGAGAGACTAAAGCGAAACGCGTCAACGCTTAAAGCGACATAAACCGCTTCTTCgagtcgcggcggcggctgtcGGAAAGGATTGTTCCGAGCGACTCGTGCAGCGTGTGATTTGCCTTCGTGGAATTCAAAGAGGCCTATTGCTAAATTTACGCTCACACACGAGCGCGTGACAACGACTAATGACTGATTTTTATGGCTATATTTCAGAAAGTCTTGTACGAGTGGgcattaatataaattttctgtAATCGTAAGGTACTTGATTGACCGTTTCTTCGAACAATGAAAATCCTGAGATTCTTCGTAGGCGAGGATCATCCTGTCATTCATAATTCAAATGTCCGCGTCTGCGAAATTAGTATTATGCTAATGTCCAATTGAAGGCAAATTTATGAACAACAAAGTGCGAAATTATATGAGCGTAAGAAAATCATGCCCGAAGAAgaataaatttcatttattgtaTATGAGCAACAATTTAAAGGCCTCGCCGCGTGTCATGAATTAAGCATGTTAAACGACATCGTTTGTATTCGAAAACACGTTATAATATACAGGTGTGTCTTTTTCTTCCGAGCAGAGAAACCTCGCAGTATACGCAAGGACTTGGACCCGCAGGTGCATCAACCTCGAACCGCAGACCATGAGAACATGTGCTGTAAAAGATCCTTGCGCGACAGTAGGATTGCATATGCAACAAGTGGTCTTGCTCTAAAAATAGTCATATTTAGCTTTCATTTCTCTTGAAAGTAGACTTATCGTTAGATAGGCAAGCTACgccttgaaaatttttaaaattattgcaaaTTTTACTCTACTTAAAGCCAGCGTCATCGCTATACACTCGATCGGCAAGCTCACCAAAAGCGTATACGCTCATacgtaataattaaaaacgaaACCGACGCGCCGAGCTTCCGACCGACGGCAGAGCCTATATGCACAGAAATAAAACctcggcagcggcggcacAGCACATATAAATGTCGTGCGATGCACGCAGGGACCTCGTGTGGAAATGTGCAGCGGCTCCCCGCGTACTTGGTATGTACGCCGGTGGACGACGTCGCCGGGGCCCAGAGACTCGCGCCGGATGCGCGAGCCGATCCTTTTGCCGCTCGGGGAGACCGCCGCATGacgaataaataaatcgaTCTCTCCCTCCCCCCATAGTCGGGCTTACATATACGATCTTCCTTATTCGGCCCGCTCGTCTTTTACAGAAGGGCTTTTTCCGCTCGTTTGTTGCTTTGCGCCTCGTGTTTGACTTTTTTCCTTTACGGCTGATGTTATATCAAACTCACCGGTGAGTGAAATGTATATGCGATCACGAGTTGAAATTAGAAAAGCTTATTCGTTAATTATCATCTTGTTGTTTTACATAATATAGATTAGGGATTTAAAGAAATGCACGAGAATTTGTCGACTGGAACATCGGCGAGACCAGGAAGCGTTTTGTAACGCATTAAACATATCCGAGGTGCGAATGAAAATCAAATGGATAATCGACGGAAATATCCTGCTGCCGGTGCATTATATGTGTATAGTTCTCACTTGCGCTACTGCTGCATCAGTCGCGCGTTTATCCGGGTCAACAGATGAGTAGCGATTCGGAATGAAAATGAGTGGCAGACTCGCGCGCAGGAATGTACAACGAGTTGCGAACATATATACAATACATATACCGAGCACGAGTGGCTGGTATCGATTCTCTAGAAAGCTCCTGCTGGAAGAAGGacataaattttcaatgaaaatcaATTCGACAAAAGTGCTCGGAGTTCAATATTCATTTGTTAAAATCAGAGCTCTACGCCACCGTGGAAAGTCAATTGTCGATTACGTTTTTTTACTCCATCGCGGTACATCTGATCAGCAAGGATAAATCTTGAGCGTCTAAAAGCTTTCTCCAACTCTCGGCGATCTTCATTAAATCTATAGAGCATATCTCATTGCCTCTTTTTTCGCTTGATTACAGATAAACAAAGCACGATGTCCCGACTGAGGCCAATAAAAATCACGGCAGTGGGCGACGGTATGGTCGGCAAGACCTGCATGCTCATCACGTACACAGAGAAAAAGTTTCCCATGGAATACATCCCCACCGTGtgagttttattaattttttattcacgacCGATGCTCACTTGTAATCTTCTCCCGCGCTGCTGATGCCTGTTTCACATTCAGCCATCGTAACGTCGAGCTGCGGCTATTTCgaataaattcaatttgtATTAATggcgttaaaaataattttgaatggTAATCACTCGCGTAGTTGAGTTCTTTACTTTCCGAAGTATTTACGCACGATCTCGTACAATTCTTTCTTGCATCTAGATCTGGCATAATTGAAACGACGAAAGGTTTAAAAATAGTTTCTCCTCGTGTGCGCCATACCTCGCACAATCGCGCGTTATCGCCATACGTGCTTAATTCCGATCTATCGCGCATCCTTGAAGGCTAATAGAGAGACAGCTCGTGCCTATGATGCAGAGCCTCTGTTCTTGATCGATATAGCTCGCTGCTGATGCTATCCCGAGCATTTTGCtaattatctctctctctcgccttcttcaTTTCCAGCTTTGAGAACTATCCGAAGAAGATAGAAGTCGACGGCCACGAGTACGACGCCACTCTCTGGGATACCGCCGGCCAGGAAGATTACGAAAGACTGAGGCCTTTGTCCTATCCCAATGTGAGTTAtcaattattgtactcggcgATGAAGAGAATTCTTCGGATTGGCATTGCGAAGCTTGTTTTTTTCCTATATGTGTGGCGCTTGATATTGTGCAGTCGCGATGGTATCTAATAGGTGTGGAGGATATAATTCATTCTTCTATAGCACACTTTTGAAAGTCAGATTTATTGCTATGCATAATTGCCTATCAAATCTAAAGCGCTAAATCAAAAGTTTGGCTGATCAGTGCTGTAACgaggaaaataattttcagacCGACTGCTTTCTGCTGTGCTTCTCCATAAACGCCCGGAGTTCTTACGAAAACATAGCCAGCAAGTGGTATCCCGAACTCAAAGTCCACTGTCCGAATATACCGATAATCCTTATTGGTAagccattttattatttctaatCACGACTGGTGAGTTGAAGGAGAATATGTATACTCATTTGATTTCTCTTCTGCACAGGCACAAAAAGTGATCTCAGAGCTGAGAGCGACGATATAATAACACCGAATGaatgtaagaaaatgaaaaagaaaatccgcGCTTTCAAGTACCTCGAGTGCTCGGCGAAGATGCAGGAGGGCCTGGACGAGGTCTTTACCGAGGCGGTGCGCGCCGTCCTGAAACGGCCGTCCGCCGCCCGAAAGCTCTGTTGCATGATTTAAGCGAGAGAACATCGAAGCTTCGCTTTGCATCAAGTTAAGCACGCCAAAGACTTGAATTTTCTAAACGATATTATCTTGGTgcacgttttattatttatcagaCGTTGGCATTGCGTGCCAGCAACGAATTCAAattgtatgtatgtacgtcAGCCAGTTTAGCGCTCTGTACACGCGCGCTTTGTAAATATGTCTTTTGAGGTGGCGAACTctttatttatcattcaatTTTGAAGCTTTCATTCCGTTCGCTAGAGGCTAAGTAcatgaagagaaaaagaaatcgaGGATACATTCTTTAATTTAGTTTAAATTAGAGtgtcttttttataatgcactTGCGAAGTGAATCTGGAAGTAAATGAAGGCATTGATTCATTGacaaaattcaaattgtaTGAAGTAGATGTTAGTAACAAAATAATGTGTTTGTTCTTTatcgtatttaaaaaatatatatttatagcaaaATTACACGAAGATATACTTGCGCATATTGTCTTGGTTATCTTGTATATGATTTACATGATACCAAATATTTTCTATAatccaaacattttttttatgtaagcGAAATAAAAATGGATATTACTTATGATGTATGTACATTAAGCAAAGCACAATTTGtggtataatatataaaaggTAGTAAGAAATATTGTACTTCATTTCTATTTGACACTGTATAAGCAATTGTTAGTGAACTACAAAACAAATACCATTTAGGTTCTAATGTCAAAAAGAAGTTTGACAATATTAAACCACAAGATCATTACTTGTTTTATGAACAAATagaactttttattatataatgtaTGCGCAGTTATTTGCCAATCATcctttttgaatttctagatttttaaatttgaaggTTAAAAAATATGCGAAACATACTTGAGTTTTGATACTTGAAAGTCATTTTATTTTCCAAGTCTcatgtattattatatgtaatttttacataaattatgATAGCAGAAACGActttatattattacattGATATATAAAGACTAAAAGAATCAATTGCAAAATAAACAGTATCTATATCGAGAtgcaagtttaaataatatacaaCTTAAATGTAAATGTAATTGATTAAGTTCAAGAAATGTTTCTGCAAAGTGTTTTCGTTAATTAGTATCACGCTCTtttctttataaaattaatagaatATCCTCTAATacttaaaagttatttttttttacacgcCATCGTCTTTTGTCATACACTTTTCGTTATTGTTGGTCACTCGAGTTCATTCTTATATCTCAATTTTACACTTAAATTTAACCAGTACACTTTAGAAAGCAGCTTCTCCTATTGTTCCTACTTTCTGTTGGAGAATCTTACCGTAGCCCCCTCGGCCACTGTCAAAGTCTGATCGATATTCATCTCTTACCTGAAATACAAACATTGTCAATTAAACAGTTGTCAAGTAAATATGTGAACGAATAAAGACATCAACAAAATGTACTCACTTGTCCTCCAGTTTTCCCACGTCCGTACTGTCTTCCTTCAATAAAACCAGCATCCCAATCTGTTCTTATTATTCTGTCATCCAGTCTTGTTCCATTTATATAACGCATACAGTTTTCAGCATCGGCTCTCAAATAATATTCCATAAAACAAAAGCCACATGGCGTTTTCTTGTACTTGTCAAGACCCATTATGATTCTCTTGATGTCTCCACATTTTGAAAACAGTTCATATATTTGTTCCTCTGTTGTATAAAACGACAGATTTCCGACATATAAAGTGGTGGAATTTCTGAGCAGTCTGTCTTGTTCAGCTCGAGAGCCCTGTAAAGTTATTGTGAAAtaatattagattttattgCTATACGaacatgaaaaataaatacttggaGAAAACTTAGTGAAATTATCTCTATTTAACGTAGAAAAGTACGATAGTCGAACTTTCTAGAAAATGTAGGTTAAAAAGGTTTATGTATATACTAACCTTAAAATGTTGATCACGGTAAGAGCTCAACTCTACCGAAGGGGAATTGATGTTCATTTTTAGGCACTAAATTAAACAAATCGATCGAATAACTGAAAATGTCAGAATAAAGCGATTTGTCGCTTACAAATCCTTGTTTTCTTGTTTCTAGAAACGTTTCACAGAACTAACGCCATGGAGCAAGAAGGCAAGACTAAACACTAAACTCTCAAGCGTCCATTACACTACTGAGGCAACTGTGAACTGACTACTGAGCGTTTGCAACCTGAGAACGAGCGTGGCGATGGGAGACAAGAGCTGACGCGAGCAAGATGCGCAGAACGTTCTGCGCAGCTTCTTTCGCTGCATAGAAACCATACGATAACGTGCGGAAGTTCAATTCTTAATTTGCAAGCGAATTTTAACTTCATTGcaacatttgaatttttaatttactatgactttttattgttaagtcataacaattattaaatttacttttaaattgTACTCTTTAAAGAGCTGCATGAATTAAGGCCAGCGAGTTTGAGAGCCCTCTTGCGACAGCTTGGGAAAACTGTATATGAAAACTATACGTCATGTCGGTACACGAACTACGGTCGGTAATCGACGATTGCAGAGATCTTTATACctcaatatttcaaaaatgaaTATACATGACTTACCAGATATATGCaaattacattatttaaacatttttgaacatgtacattttttgttataagAACACTGCTATccaaaataacgtaaaaattcTGCTATTTGAAATTAGATTCGCTCAAAAGTAtcccaaatttttttttactagaaATAATCttagaagaaataaaaaagagttattttgtaaaaatttatatttaaatgatTGAAACATCTCATGGCCGAATACCTTATAATTTTTCTGATCTCAAGTACCGACACGTGtcgaattttctttttcgtccAACATAAGCGCAACGTGTCTTATCGGAATAATGTGTAGCGCTTACAAATGCGTCCTTCAAAATTTCCAACAGGATTATACATATACGTCACACGTGGCGCGATGGATTCTTAGATTCTTCACAACGAGTTTTTTTCTATATGAACTATAATGAATAGCTGGAAATTATGCAACTGCTTTTGTGAATGAAGATACGTTGCAGGTAATACATTCATGCGATGGCCGGTAGAACGACACACTTTCCTCTTTAAAATCATCACGCGATATTTGTGCTTTCTGCGTTTCCGGTCAAATGATCAGTGTAACGGTCGCGAATAACTTATTTTTACATGCTGATTTGTCATCGGAATTTTCAGTTACGGTTTTATCTTGCTGGGATAACaagtttcattaaaaaaattaccaaaTAAAGGAGCTATCAGCGCAGAAATGCACTCTGTGC
Coding sequences within it:
- the LOC100114709 gene encoding nuclear cap-binding protein subunit 2 — its product is MNINSPSVELSSYRDQHFKGSRAEQDRLLRNSTTLYVGNLSFYTTEEQIYELFSKCGDIKRIIMGLDKYKKTPCGFCFMEYYLRADAENCMRYINGTRLDDRIIRTDWDAGFIEGRQYGRGKTGGQVRDEYRSDFDSGRGGYGKILQQKVGTIGEAAF
- the LOC100301486 gene encoding rho-like isoform X1; translation: MGTGNGNEDKQSTMSRLRPIKITAVGDGMVGKTCMLITYTEKKFPMEYIPTVFENYPKKIEVDGHEYDATLWDTAGQEDYERLRPLSYPNTDCFLLCFSINARSSYENIASKWYPELKVHCPNIPIILIGTKSDLRAESDDIITPNECKKMKKKIRAFKYLECSAKMQEGLDEVFTEAVRAVLKRPSAARKLCCMI